The genomic interval CTCTATACAACACAAACATATGTACCCGAAACTATATATCATTGTCTTCGACAAGGGTATCTCTGATTCAGATAGTAGCTATGTAGCACTAGTATTTTTACAGTTTGTATAGTTAGCAAGCAAATAAGGTGTTTCTTAGGCACTCACTAAAGAGAATATTGTTCTTTACTATTTACAAACAGATCAAACAAGTTAGGTGTGAGGAGGAAGAGAATCTGCAGAACTGCATTTCTACCAGAGTTGGTCTGTGTGATGGCAGTAATCATGATTCAATGCAATGCTATTAACTACGTCTGTGTTGTCTGGTTTTTTCTGGGTTTTTTCTGAAACAGAGTTGACAATGGCCTAGCTAAAGGCTAGGgaggttgttttttttatgtcacaGGTTGTGAAGGCTCTGGATGAGGTTAATATGAAGAATCCTCTATAAAACATGAGGTAATTATAGGCAAGGGTTGATGAGCAGAAGTACAGCAGGTTTAAGAGGAAGGAACTCCAGAAAGTCTCTGGAAAAGTTAAAGGTGAAGACTAGAACATGGTTTTTGGGGAGAAGGCTTGGACAGGAGTGTAGATGGCACGGCTGGTCAATGTTCTTTTCTGCAATGAAGAGGTTTCTAAAAGGATTGGAGTAAGTGATTTGGTGACTAGTAGTAGTTTTAATCTTGAATAAAAGGTATGTCTGctgcagcaaaaggcaatctTTAGGAAGCTCTAAGCATAGCAGGTTTTGTGGTGCTGCAACTCTTTAAGCACTTTTATCTCTAAGTGTAATCTGTTTATATGTTTAGAAAGAGATATTTCTATGTGTTTGTAATCTCCATGACAGTACTTGGTGTGTAAGGTTTCAAATCGTGTAAGAGTTGGAGTGTCTCTGAGAGACTccactttaatttattttattctgataaaaaaacaaacagaTCAAACAGTTACTTCAAATACCGGTTTCCTTTCATCCTTTTCGTGATACTCATATGCCATTCCTCCATGGCTGGTTAAATCCAACCCCGCCATCTCCTCATCGTGTGATGTCCTCAGCAATTCCAGTTTAAACAGCATAAAGAACACTGCTCCTATTGTGACGCTCACCCAACCAATGATGGACAAAATCTGAACAACATGTGCAGCCAACAACCTTCCACCCCCTCCCATGAACAACCCATAAGGCCTATTTGCTAGCCCTGGATAAACCTCATTTACATACTCCTTCTTAGCAAACAAAGCAGTGAAGATAATCCCCCATGTGCCACACCCACCATGAAGTTGCGCAGCCTCAAGAGGATCATCATACTTCAACTTCTCAGCAAGCAAGTTGAAACCAATGAGCACCCAAGCAGCCACAAACCCACATATGATTGCAGCCCAAGGATCCACCACTGCACACCCTCCAGTAATAGCAGCAAACCCTCCAAGCAAACCATTGCACACATCAGTGACATTCCAATGCCCCGTTTGAAGACGTTTCGCAAAGAGTGTTGTCAGTGCTGCTGAACATCCAGCAAGAGTTGTGGTCACTGCAGTCCTCCCAACAGCACTCCATTGCCCATAATAAGAACCACTCTCTCCATAAGCCTTCAAAATATTCAGAAACGAACCAGGGTTGAAACCATACCAACCAAACCACAACAAAAACGTCCCCAAAACAACCAACGTTCCACTGTGTCCTTTCATTGGCACAGCCTTCCCATTATGATCAAACCTTCCAATTCTAGGGCCTTCAATCAAAGCACCCCAAAAGCCAGCAACAGCACCAACCAAATGAACGACACCAGAGCCAGCAAAATCAATAACCCCAGATCCAAACAACAAACCCTCCCCTCTAGCAGCACTGCCCCACCCATCAGAACACCAAAACCAATGCGCCACAACAGGGTACACCAAACCAGTCAGAACCGACGAGTAAATCAAATAAGCCACAAACTGTGTTCTCTCCGCGATGGAACCACTTGTAATCCCCGCAGCAGCAATGGCAAAAGCCCATtgaaagagaaagtaaccataGTCAAAACTCGACGACGGAAACTTCTCAAGGCCAAAGAAGTGTTTCCCAATGAAGCCATTGGAAGGGGTGCCAAAAGCAAAGGCAAAGCCAAACACGTAGAAGAAGATGCCACCGGTGGCGGCATCCAGGACATTCGTCAGCATGATGTTCATGGTGTTCTTGGCACGTACAGAACCAGCACAAAGCATGGCAAAGCCAAGTTGCATGGCGAATACAAGATAAgcagagaagagaagaaaagtgCTGTCAACAGCATAAGTGGTGTCCACAAGCTTGTTTGAAATAGCCTCAAAACGGCCGCAGATGTATTCTGCGGCGGCGGTGGCGTTGGCGCCGCCGCCAAGAAGAGGGTGGAGCTCGGTGGCAGAACAAGTGTAAGCAGCCATGATGGTGGTGACGGCGATGTTGGAAACTCACTCCGATGTAATAATGAAAAGAACAATAGGGTTTGTTGATGAGGTGGTTGTTTTACGTGGAGCGAGTCGTAGGTGATGTTGTTTTGTGGTTTTACAAGAAACGTCGTTATATTGTGGCCTTAATTTCTCTTGCGCATTAGGGTTACCATTTCACACGTGTAGATTTCAACTGCTCAAGTTTATTTTCGGGTTCCCTTACCTGGGAAATGGTATCTTTTTCTCACAACATTCCTTCTTCGTAACAACAATTCCTATATAAATCTTTAGTATGTTGTTTTAAGTTtcaagttttaaatattttcaaaactaatttctgttttctgtttgagttcagttttttctttgtttttaaagAATGGTTGtgacaaaatttaataaaatgagTTAACCACCCAACAAAAATTAATTCAGTTTTCATATTCTAACTTTTAGTTTCAAAATAAACTTCTTCAAGAAGAATCTAtcatattaaaattagtttagagATATATTTATATGGTAGTGATTAGTTATAATACAAGTCTAAACTctatatttcaatattttttaagtgaTCAATATTAAAGGTTTTCTAAATTCAAAAATGTTTTTAAGACTAtataatttgaatatatttttggattacataatctaaaatacatcttcatcaaaatttattataaattatgtaatttgtaatatattttcaaattatgcAATTCTTCTTAATTATTATCAATTTAGACTTTTCCAACATTTTATGGAGGTGTGTGAATAAACCATCGGGGTGTAGGAAAAAAAGAACCTTAAAAAATAGGTTGGGATGAGTACACTTGTTACATTGAGTTGAAAATTTTAAGCTAATTTCAAGTTGGATTGGATTCAATAGGCTAATGTAATccattacaaaataaataaataaataaaaagatcttaaaaaattaataattctttttatcTCCGGAagatacaattaaaaaatatactatataaaaccagtaataaaaaatatacttaattgttatttttatcttttgttgcATTGGAaggtaaaaaaaacttatatttgaAGCACATGCAGTGGCCACAAAACTTGGTCCGATGAATTAATTAAAGTTGGCTTGCGTGCTTGGAATCAAATGGAACAGTGTCCGATCATGCATCGTCAATGCAAGTTGAGGACCATGTTTGTAAATATATTCTCCTATGTTGTTGTGTTATGTGTTTTTATGACATGACACGAATAGTAGTGTTTTAGTTTCCATTCTCTCTTTTTTGTTTGTTCAAACTCCAAACAAAGGTTCAT from Phaseolus vulgaris cultivar G19833 chromosome 1, P. vulgaris v2.0, whole genome shotgun sequence carries:
- the LOC137816199 gene encoding ammonium transporter 1 member 2-like, translated to MAAYTCSATELHPLLGGGANATAAAEYICGRFEAISNKLVDTTYAVDSTFLLFSAYLVFAMQLGFAMLCAGSVRAKNTMNIMLTNVLDAATGGIFFYVFGFAFAFGTPSNGFIGKHFFGLEKFPSSSFDYGYFLFQWAFAIAAAGITSGSIAERTQFVAYLIYSSVLTGLVYPVVAHWFWCSDGWGSAARGEGLLFGSGVIDFAGSGVVHLVGAVAGFWGALIEGPRIGRFDHNGKAVPMKGHSGTLVVLGTFLLWFGWYGFNPGSFLNILKAYGESGSYYGQWSAVGRTAVTTTLAGCSAALTTLFAKRLQTGHWNVTDVCNGLLGGFAAITGGCAVVDPWAAIICGFVAAWVLIGFNLLAEKLKYDDPLEAAQLHGGCGTWGIIFTALFAKKEYVNEVYPGLANRPYGLFMGGGGRLLAAHVVQILSIIGWVSVTIGAVFFMLFKLELLRTSHDEEMAGLDLTSHGGMAYEYHEKDERKPVFEVTV